In the Syngnathus scovelli strain Florida chromosome 16, RoL_Ssco_1.2, whole genome shotgun sequence genome, one interval contains:
- the LOC125984150 gene encoding germ cell-specific gene 1-like protein — translation MMTFLQQMRSPELSFIQTVVSLFLAAMALTSSNWCVGKQKVPKPLCSPIKHSKCIPVPGVSNSSSIQFSWETGDDRFVFPVFHTGLFVTCEENIYTDAWEEKCRGFYTLTPGSEKAMMWLSLSLELMYVALLFISCILLSVQLCIRAWYPSTQRWGQLLNAFAAVFTVLGGLLGMVGHMMFMQVFQTTASMGPEDFKPHSYGYSWAFYVAWFAFTVCMSAGVSTLNNYTKKVLMVGARLNSSLNPFNFVGLLPPAPYFSTANSGMGHAFHQSNAPISHLSPYYDQPPTKSPSPGKPSLCIPLTHSVSFPPPSSHLGSPLHRLSLPSPSHLPRSSPVAHRQENIVPLYTPQEYYGPL, via the exons ATGATGACTTTCCTTCAGCAAATGCGTTCCCCCGAGCTCTCCTTCATCCAGACCGTCGTGTCTCTCTTCCTGGCTGCCATGGCGCTCACGTCCTCCAACTGGTGTGTGGGTAAACAGAAGGtacccaaacctctgtgttcacccatcAAGCATAGCAAATGCATCCCAGTTCCCGGTGTGTCCAACTCGTCCAGCATCCAGTTCTCCTGGGAGACGGGAGACGACCGCTTTGTCTTCCCCGTCTTTCACACGGGTCTGTTTGTCACTTGCGAGGAGAACATCTACACGGACGCCTGGG AGGAGAAGTGTCGAGGGTTCTACACTTTGACTCCGGGATCTGAAAAAG CCATGATGTGGTTGTCGTTGTCCTTGGAGCTGATGTACGTGGCCCTGCTGTTCATCAGCTGCATCCTGCTGTCCGTGCAGTTGTGCATCAGGGCCTGGTACCCGTCCACTCAACGCTGGGGCCAGCTGCTTAACGCCTTTGCTGCTGTTTTCACAGTTTTAGGAG GTTTGCTCGGAATGGTGGGTCACATGATGTTCATGCAGGTGTTTCAGACTACAGCGTCCATGGGTCCAGAAGACTTCAAGCCTCACAGTTACGGCTATTCTTGGGCATTTTA TGTGGCCTGGTTCGCCTTCACTGTCTGCATGTCAGCTGGCGTGTCCACCCTAAACAACTACACAAAAAAGGTCCTGATGGTGGGAGCCCGACTTAACTCCAGCCTCAACCCTTTCAACTTTGTGGGACTCCTGCCCCCGGCACCTTATTTCTCCACAGCCAACTCTGGCATGGGCCATGCTTTTCACCAATCCAATGCGCCAATCTCCCATTTGTCCCCTTACTACGATCAACCTCCAACCAAGTCACCGTCGCCCGGTAAGCCTTCCCTTTGTATTCCTCTAACTCACTCTGTGTCCTTTCCTCCTCCGTCTTCTCACCTTGGATCTCCTTTGCATCGCTTGTCCCTCCCGTCTCCATCTCACTTACCTAGATCATCTCCTGTTGCCCATAGACAGGAGAACATAGTTCCCCTTTACACACCTCAGGAATACTATGGCCCTCTTTGA
- the LOC125984179 gene encoding epithelial membrane protein 2, giving the protein MFVLCQAESENSVRDRQTAIKNTAIMLILLAAIFALHIIGIILLLVATIDNAWWVTKTISTDVWFRWVLVNGEWNATDLPTGSHYPQDYLQAVQASSVLACIFSILGIFVFVAQLFTLNKGQRFTISGVFQALACLCIMIAASIYTDRFHLDESIGSYGHCFILAWIAFALTFISAITYFVLRKKTA; this is encoded by the exons ATGTTTGTACTTTGCCAGGCTGAGTCTGAAAATAGTGttcgagacagacagacagccatCAAAAA CACCGCCATCATGCTGATTCTCCTCGCTGCCATCTTTGCCCTGCATATCATCGGCATTATTCTACTCCTGGTGGCAACCATCGATAAT GCTTGGTGGGTGACTAAAACCATATCCACTGATGTGTGGTTCCGGTGGGTATTAGTGAATGGAGAATGGAACGCCACCGACCTTCCGACAGGCTCACACTACCCACAGG ACTACCTCCAGGCAGTGCAAGCTAGCTCAGTGCTAGCCTGTATATTCTCCATCCTGGGAATCTTCGTCTTTGTAGCTCAGCTCTTTACTTTGAACAAAGGACAGAGGTTCACCATCTCTGGCGTTTTCCAAGCCCTTGCCT GTCTCTGCATCATGATCGCCGCCTCCATCTACACAGATCGGTTCCATCTGGATGAGAGTATCGGTTCTTATGGTCACTGCTTTATCCTAGCATGGATCGCCTTTGCGCTCACGTTTATCTCCGCCATCACTTATTTTGTGCTACGCAAGAAGACTGCATGA